Proteins encoded within one genomic window of Lactococcus garvieae:
- a CDS encoding response regulator transcription factor — MPKIFIVEDDKTIVKMLTTALKKEFQVYSVLNFRAVKQEILEAEPDLVLMDIGLPFYNGFYWTTELRKVSQIPIIFISSMSDDMNQVTAMNQGADDFVTKPFSLEILQAKIKALLRRSYNFSGPEKLEFAGFVLSENMVRSEKDQIELTPSENKILTVLFRADGAVVSKEVILQELWQTDEFIDNNTLNVKMTRLRKKLAEIGFAHLVTKRGVGYALE; from the coding sequence ATGCCCAAAATTTTTATTGTCGAGGATGACAAAACAATTGTTAAAATGTTAACCACTGCGTTGAAGAAAGAGTTTCAGGTCTATTCTGTTTTGAATTTTAGGGCAGTGAAGCAAGAAATCTTAGAAGCAGAGCCTGATTTGGTATTGATGGATATCGGCTTACCTTTTTACAATGGCTTTTACTGGACCACAGAGTTACGAAAGGTTTCACAAATTCCGATTATCTTTATCTCATCAATGAGTGACGATATGAATCAAGTTACAGCCATGAACCAAGGCGCAGATGATTTTGTTACAAAACCATTTTCTCTAGAAATTTTACAGGCGAAGATAAAAGCCTTACTTCGTCGTTCTTATAATTTTTCGGGTCCTGAGAAACTAGAATTTGCAGGCTTTGTTTTATCGGAAAATATGGTAAGATCTGAAAAAGATCAAATTGAGCTGACACCATCGGAAAATAAAATTCTTACGGTCCTTTTTAGAGCAGATGGTGCAGTTGTGAGCAAAGAAGTAATACTTCAAGAACTATGGCAAACAGATGAGTTTATTGACAATAATACACTGAATGTGAAGATGACAAGGTTACGTAAAAAGTTAGCGGAGATTGGTTTTGCGCATCTTGTCACGAAGCGAGGGGTCGGTTATGCCTTGGAATAA